A window of Pan paniscus chromosome X, NHGRI_mPanPan1-v2.0_pri, whole genome shotgun sequence genomic DNA:
CAACTGATCTCAGGGGAGTTAATGTTTACCTCTAAACTTTAGCTCATgcatctataaataaatatattaatatcacGTCATAAGGATATTATGTTGTATTAAATGTCTTTAAAACACCACAATGATTAGCCCaaagtaaacactcaataaatgttcaaaAATTTAGGAAAATTGTTAAGACTGGGTTGTATGCACACTGGTGTTTATTATATTATGtagttttttctgtatttttacaacatttcagaattaaaagcaacagctagaaaaagagggaaatggccgggtgcagtggctcacgcctgtaatcccagcactttgggaggccaagggcggatcacgaggtcgagagatcgagaccatcctggccaacatggtgaaacccccatctctactaaaaatacaaaaattaactgggcatggtggcatgcgcctgtagtcccaggagaattgcttgaacctgggaggcggaggttgcagtgagccaagatctcaccactgctctccagcctggtgacagggcaagactccgtcaaaaaaaaaaaaaaagataagagagGGAGAGCCAGAGTACGAAAAAGGAAGTCAGAGCCCTTTAATGAGTCAGCTTTGTAGGTCTCCAGGTAGGAGGCTAGTGCTTCAGTGTCTAggacatagtaggtgttcagtaaattaAATTCAGGACAAAAAGAACATGCCCCAAGGACCATCTGATATCCACTTAAAGTGATGGACTACCTCCTTTCCCTTGTTTATGAATGGGTTCATGCCTAAGACTGTGTGCACTTTAATACAAGGGCAGTCGTTCAGAACTAGTCAGTTCCTGAAAAGGATTTATCAAATGTTGAGTGTGCCCTCTAGTGTTCACACTTCCCAGCTTTCTTCCTATAAAGGTGGATCAAGGCACTTGCTTACAACTGGAACTGAAATCCTCCAAGTTGATCTAGACATTGAGATGGAGAGAATATTCATTGTCGACTGTAATTATGCAATGAATATCCAGTTGAGATAATGGACTTGCCTCTTATCTAATAATACCCAGGCTCAATGCGTCACTGCTTTGTCCACTTTGCCCAAAATTCAAGCACAGCTAAGTTGATATTTTAGGACAAAGGCAGCTTACTATCCAGCCAGAGGGGAGTAGAATATGGTTAAGAGAGagtggaaagaatgaatgagcCCTGCTATTCCTCACTGCCTGGATGGCTATAAGCACAGCCCTTATGGAGGCCTTAGGTCTTGCTTCATAATATTCCAGTTTGAAAAGGGTTTGAAAAGACCTCCTAGAAAAATCAgtagtttttctcttttgagtAACATGTAGCAAAAAAAATTTCATCATGTAGGTACAGGGAACACCCTAGTAACTATTAATCTCAAGGAGTCAAGCCAGTGTGTTTCCTAATGTATCTGCTGTATCCCCATGAAGCAAATTTTGCCATCAGAGAAACTGACTCATGGGGAAAAAATCCAAGGACCTCAAATCACCAAAAGAAGCCATTCCTCAGATTTGCCTCAGCTTAAGCTTCCCTGTCTCTCATTGTGTGTTGCTTTCAATGCAGTTACATAAATGGCTTTTTTGTTTATGCACCAAAAACACTAATTCATCTGCAAAGCTCACATTTCCAGAAACATTCCATTTCTGCCACCACCTAGAAGCCAATATTTTGCCTATTCCTGTAACCagcacacatatttatttttttctagatcaAATATATTATGCAGTAAGagtcttaattttgttttcacagGTTGTTTTGAATGGTAAAGTTGATGCATTCTGTGGAGGCTCTATCGTTAATGAAAAATGGATTGTAACTGCTGCCCACTGTGTTGACACTGGTGTTAAAATTACAGTTGTCGCAggtaaataaacagaaagaataaTAATCTGCAGCACCACTAGCTCTTTAATATGATTGGTACACCGTATTTTACTAAGGTCTAATAAAATTGTTGTTGAATAAATTAGGCTAAAGGCAGAAGGGTCATAATTTCAGAACCCACGTCGCACCATCCTCCGAGCATCCATAGTTCTTTTGATGTACCCATATTATCACTCATTTCAGTGAGGTACAATTAGTTCTTGATGTAGCCATTTCCATACCAGAAGGCCTTCCCAAAAATCAGTGTCATGTCACCGATCCTTTTATCTCTGGTGCTTGGCACAACCTGTAGCAGGTCCTCAGAAAACAAAGATTTGAATTAATGGCCAAATGAGTTTGTGCTCAAAAAAGGGGTGAGGATACTTGAAATTTGGAAAATCTAGGATAATTCATGACTAGTGGATTCATTATCACCAATGAAAGGCTTATAACAGCATGAGTGAACAGAACCATCTCTATGATAGTCCTGAATGGCTTTTTGGTCTCAAAAATATGCATTGGCTCTCATTACATTTAACCAAAATTATCACAATATAAGAATGAGATCTTTAACATTGCCAATTAGGTCAGTGGTCCCAAGTAGACACTTAGAAAATCTGTGTATGTGAAATACTGTTTGTgacttaaaatgaaatttatttttaataggtgAACATAATATTGAGGAGACAGAACATACAGAGCAAAAGCGAAATGTGATTCGAATTATTCCTCACCACAACTACAATGCAGCTATTAATAAGTACAACCATGACATTGCCCTTCTGGAACTGGACGAACCCTTAGTGCTAAACAGCTACGTTACACCTATTTGCATTGCTGACAAGGAATACACGAACATCTTCCTCAAATTTGGATCTGGCTATGTAAGTGGCTGGGGAAGAGTCTTCCACAAAGGGAGATCAGCTTTAGTTCTTCAGTACCTTAGAGTTCCACTTGTTGACCGAGCCACATGTCTTCGATCTACAAAGTTCACCATCTATAACAACATGTTCTGTGCTGGCTTCCATGAAGGAGGTAGAGATTCATGTCAAGGAGATAGTGGGGGACCCCATGTTACTGAAGTGGAAGGGACCAGTTTCTTAACTGGAATTATTAGCTGGGGTGAAGAGTGTGCAATGAAAGGCAAATATGGAATATATACCAAGGTATCCCGGTATGTCAACTGgattaaggaaaaaacaaagctcACTTAATGAAAGATGGATTTCCAAGGTTAATTCATTGGAATTGAAAATTAACAGGGCCTCTCACTAACTAATCACTTTCCCATCTTTTGTTAGATTTGAATATATACATTCTATGatcattgctttttctctttacAGGGGAGAATTTCATATTTTACCTGAGCAAATTGATTAGAAAATGGAACCACTAGAGGAATATAATGTGTTAGGAAATTACAGTCATTTCTAAGGGCCCAGCCCTTGACAAAATTGTGAAGTTAAATTCTCCACTCTGTCCATCAGATACTATGGTTCTCCACTATGGCAACTAACTCACTCAATTTTCCCTCCTTAGCAGCATTCCATCTTCCCGATCTTCTTTGCTTCTCCAACCAAAACATCAATGTTTATTAGTTCTGTATACAGTACAGGATCTTTGGTCTACTCTATCACAAGGCCAGTACCACACTCATGAAGACAGAACACAGGAGTAGCTGAGAGGCTAAAACTCATCAAAAACACTACTCCTTTTCCTCTACCCTATTCCCGAATCTTTTACCTTTTCCAAATCCCAATCCCCAAatcagtttttctctttcttactccctctctcccttttacCCTCCATGGTCGTTAAAGGAGAGATGGGGAGCATCATTCTGTTATACTTCTGTACACAGTAATACATGTCTATCAAACCCAGACTTGCTTCCATAGTGGAGACTTGCTTTTCAGAACATAGGGATGAAGTAAGGTGCCTGAAAAGTTTGGGGGAAAAGTTTCTTTCAGAGAGttaagttattttatatatataatatatatataaaatatataatatacaatataagtatatagtgtgtgtgtgtatgcgtgtgtgtacacacacacgcatacacacatataatggAAGCAATAAGCCATTCTAAGAGCTTGTATGGTTATGGAGGTCTGACTAGGCATGATTTCACGAAGGCAAGATTGGCATATCATTGTAACTAAAAAAGCTGACATTGACCCAGACATATTGTactctttctaaaaataataataatagtgctaACAGAAAGAAGAGAACCGTTCGTTTGCAATCTACAGCTAGTAGAGACTTTGAGGAAGAATTCAACAGTGTGTCTTCAGCAGTGTTCAGAGCCAAGCAAGAAGTTGAAGTTGCCTAGATCAGAGGACATAAGTATCATGTCTCCTTTAACTAGCATACCCCTGAAGTGGAGAAGGGTGCAGCAGGCTCAAAGGCATAAGTCATTCCAATCAGCCAACTAAGTTGTCCTTTTCTGGTTTCGTGTTCACCATGGAACATTTTGATTATAGTTAATCCTTCTATCTTGAATCTTCTAGAGAGTTGCTGACCAACTGACGTATGTTTCCCTTTGTGAATTAATAAACTGGTGTTCTGGTTCATACCTTGGTTTTTTGTGGATTCCATTGATGTGAATCAGTCACACTGTATTTGATGATGCATGGGACTACTGACAAAATCACCCTGACCCCGCCAAGCTGCTGCCTTCTCCtgcccccacctcacccccagcCAGGCCTCACTCTTGCTAGTTCCTTTAGTTCTTTTAGTCAATATATTTTTGTCTTCGCATATAagtataaataaacatatttttaaatttcttggctgggcccagtggctcacgcctataatcccagcacttctggaggccaaggtgggcggatcacctgaggttaggagtttcaggccagcctggccaacatggtgaaaccctgtctctactaaaaatagaacaattagctgggcttggtaatgtgcacctataatcccagctactggggaggctgaggcaggagaatcacttgagcctggggagcagggggtgcgggagtttgcagtgagccaagatcgcaccagtgcactccccatcctgggtgacagagtgagactctgtctcaaagaaaataaataaataaatacatttcttgaGGCGTTTCTTGTTAAATCATTCATGGAGAGGCATCCCAAACACTACATTCAACAAAACActctgaaaaatgttttcaaatgcaaTATAACACAGCAGAGATTTGATGCTCTGTTATCCAGTTTTCATATAAGGCAGTGtgagctgtgtcccagagagGACAGTGGTCTGAATCCACCTGAGATAGAATTGGGTCTAACTAGCTGTGAGTATGGCCTTCAATAAGTCACTCTCCATTTGGGAATTTGATTTCTCCACTTGTATAATGAGAGT
This region includes:
- the F9 gene encoding coagulation factor IX isoform X2 — translated: MQRVNMIMAESPGLITICLLGYLLSAECTVFLDHENANKILNRPKRYNSGKLEEFVQGNLERECMEEKCSFEEAREVFENTERTTEFWKQYVDVTCNIKNGRCEQFCKNSADNKVVCSCTEGYRLAENQKSCEPAVPFPCGRVSVSQTSKLTRAETVFPDVDYVNSTEAETILDNITQSTQSFNDFTRVVGGEDAKPGQFPWQVVLNGKVDAFCGGSIVNEKWIVTAAHCVDTGVKITVVAGEHNIEETEHTEQKRNVIRIIPHHNYNAAINKYNHDIALLELDEPLVLNSYVTPICIADKEYTNIFLKFGSGYVSGWGRVFHKGRSALVLQYLRVPLVDRATCLRSTKFTIYNNMFCAGFHEGGRDSCQGDSGGPHVTEVEGTSFLTGIISWGEECAMKGKYGIYTKVSRYVNWIKEKTKLT